GAGCATCAGGGTGGCCGCCTGCGCGCCCGCGATCGGGACGCCGTTCTTCCGCCACTGGTAGTTCAGTGGCGTCCCGGTCGCCGAGACGTGGAAGACCGCGCACGATCCTTCGTACGAGTTCTGGTCGGACGGTGGCGTCGCGATCCCCGGGGCCACCGGCGCCGATCCGTAGACGCGGGCCACGTTACCCGAGAGCGCGTGATTGACATCGCCGAAGTCGCCGCCGAGAAGAAGACGGCCGTCGGGCAAGACCGCCATCGCATCGACCTTCCCGTTCACCCCCGGCATCGTGTCGGCGAACGACGTGTCGAGGCTGCCGTCGCCGTTCAGACGGACGATGTTCCCCCGCGGCGTGGAATTGTTCCAGACGGGGAATTGCCCCCCGATCACGATCTTCCCGTCGGGTTGGAGCACGATGCTGTACGCCCTTCGGGCGTAGCCATAGAACTGACTGTCGGTCCATCCGAGCGTGCTCTTCTGGAAGCCGGCGTCCAGGGTGCCGCTCGTGGTCAACCGGAACACCTGCTCGATGTCGTCGCCCATGCCCGAGTCGGCGGAATTCCGGCCGACGACGACGATACGCCCGTCCGGCTGCACCGCGAGGTCCGAAAAGGAGCGCTGGAAATTCGGGATGGAGATCAAGAACGTGATGTCGCGATGGCCGTCGGGATTGAGGCGCGCGACGTACTTCGTATTTGCGTTCTCGACCCTCTCGAAGCTGCCACCGATGACGACACGTCCGTCGGACATCAGCACGAGATCCCAGACGCTTCCGAGGCTTCCTGGGCCGACCATCGGATCGACGAAGCTCTCGTCGAGACTGCCGTCGGCGTTGAGACGCGCCACCCTTCCGCGCGCCTCGCCGTTGACGAGCGTGAAGGCGCCGCCAATGAGGATCTTCCCATCCGGCTGAAGGGCGACAGCATAGACGGCGTAATCCGTTCCCGACATTCCGTTCTGGAACGTCGTGTCGACGGAGCCGTCGGCGTTGAGACGTGCGATTCCATAGCGTGGCACGCCGTTCATCGACGCGAAGTAGCCCCCCACGACGATCTTGCCGTCGGCCTGCAGGGCCGCCGCCTCGATCGACGCCGCGAACTCGACGGCGCCGGTCATGCCGTTCGCGAAGGTCTTGTCGAGGTTCCCGTCGACGTCGAGACGCGCGATCCTGCCGCGCGGGACGCCGTCGACCGTCTGGAGGAGCCCTCCGACGATCGCGCGCCCATCCGGCTGCACGGCGAGCGCCCGCACCGCCCCTTTCATCGAGGCGGCCGGCGGCGCGAAATAGGGATCGAGACTCCCGTCGGCATTGAGAAGCGCGACGTTCTCGAAGGCGACGCCGTTGACCGTGTCCGGTCCACCGATCACGACCTTGCCGTCACGCCGCAGAGAGAGGCTACGTGCTCCCACGCCGCCGCCGGCGCCGGACATCCCCTCCTGGAACGTCGTGTCGACCGAGCCGTCCGCGAGGAGACGCGCCACGTTTACCCGGGACACGCCGTTCACTTGGCCGAAGAACCCGGCGATCAAGATGCGGCCGTCGGGCTGGACGACGATGCTCTTCGCATCGGTATCCGGGCCCGACATTCCAGACAGGAACGTCGCGTCCAGGCTGCCGTCGGGCAGGAGCCTCGCCAGGTACGGCCGATCGACGCCGTTGACCTGACCGAAACCACCGCCGATCAAGATGCGGCCGTCGGTCTGGAGCGCGACCGAATACACGATGTAGTCGGGTCCGGACATCCCGTTCAGGAACGTCGCGTCCGTCGACCCGTCCGCGTTGAGCCGGGCGAGACCAAGCCGATTCTGGCCGTTCACCTCACTGAACCGGCCGCCGACGATGAGCTTTCCGTCGGGCTGCACGGCGATGGCGTAGGCGCCCGGACAGCCGGCGCCGCAGCTCTGATCGATCGCCCCCTGGAACGTCCCATCGGTGCTCCCGTCGGCGTTTAGACGCGCGAGGCGGTAGTGCTGCTGCGAGAACTGCACGTCGTCGTTGACGAGCGTGAACGCACCACCGATCACGACCCTTCCGTCCGGCTGCAGCGCCATGGAGTAGACGGTGTCCGACGCACCCTTCATCCCGTTCTGGAACGTTGCGTCGAGGCTGCCGTCGGCGTTGAGGCGCGCGATCCGTGTACGTGCGACCCCGTCGACCATCGTGAAATCGCCACCGATCAGGATCTTGCCGTCCGGCTGCACGAGCATCGCCCAGATCGTCCCGTTGGCGCCCGCCATGCCGTTCATGAAGGTGCGATCGAGCGAGCCGTCCGCATTCAGCCGCGCGATGCGGCCGCGGGGCCCGCCGGCAAAGCTCGAGAAGGCGCCGGCGATGAGAGTCTTTCCGTCCGACTGAGCCGCCACCGATTCGATCGCATCGATGGTGACCAGCCCCCCGGTGAACGCGGCGGTCCCGCGAAAGAACGACGGATCGGGGTCGCCGCCCCGCGGCGTCGCGACGGTCAGCGCGGCATCGTTGCTCAGAACGCTCGAGATGGCGTTGGTGACCGTGACGCTGTAGGCGCCCGCGTCGGCCGCCGTGAGACCGGTGACGGTCAGCGTGTCGCCGGCGGAGCCGCCGACCCGCGGCCCGTCTGTCAGCGGGTTGCCGTCCTTCCGCCACTGATAGGTCAGCGGCGAGTTGCCGCCCGCCCCTACCGAGAAGCTGGCGGAGCCGCCGAGGATGCCGGCCCAGGCGCCGGGCTGGAAGCGAATCGTCGGCGCCGAGCCGGCCGTCGGCGTCCACGTCGAGGCGAAGTAGACGCCTCCCGTATCGAGCGCCGTGACGCCGGTGGTGCCGCCCCAGACGATCATCTCCGAGCCGGTCCACACGGCGCTGTGGCCGTACCGCGCTGCCGGCGAGCCGCCGCCCGAGGGAACGAGCGTCCACGTATTCGCGCCGGTGTTGTAGCGGGCACCGCTGTCCATGTTGCCGATCGCCGTCTGGCCGCCCCAGATGATCATCTCGCTGCCGGACCAGACGGCCGTGTGATCGGCACGCGCCGACGGGCCGCCCGCCGTGGAGCTCCAGCCGTTGATCGCCGGGTTGTAGCGCCCGCCCGTGTTGAGGTAGGTCGTACCGAAGCCGCCCCAGACGATCATCTGGGTTCCGGTCCAGATCACCGAGTGCCGGTAGCGCGCCGCAGGCACGCCGGTCAACGAGGTGGCCGACCACGAATCGGTGCCGGGTGTGTACCGGCTCCCGGTGTTCAAGCGGCCGACCGAGTCCGTGCCGCCCCACACCACCATCTGCGTTCCGCTCCAGACGGCAGTGTGCCGGGCGCGAATCGACGCGACGCCGGCTCCCGTCCCCGTCGCGGTCCAAGTGTCGCTTGTGGGATCGTAGACGCCGCCGGTGTTGAGGTACGTGCTTCCCGCGAGACCGCCCCAGACGATCATCGTGCTGCCGGTCCACACCGCGGTGTGCCACTGGCGCGCCGACGGGCAATTCGCGCCCGTCGAGATGGCAGTCCAGCTATCGGTCGCGGGGCTGTAGCGGCCGCCGGTGTTCACTTCCCCGGAGCCGGTGAGGCCGCCCCACACGATCATCTCGCTGCCGGTCCACACCGCCGAATGACGGCTGCGCGGATCAGGCACTCCGGCTCCGGTGGACAGCGGCATCCACCAGTCCGTCGCCGGGTCGTAGATACCGCCGGTGTTCGTCGCCGGCTCGCCGCCCCAGACGATCATCGATGCGCCGGTCCATATCGCGGTCTGTCCCGAGCGCGCGCTCGGCACGGCGGACACGGATGAGAGTGCTTCGATGACTGGGAGCGCGTAGGTGCCGCGCTGGTCGGCGACCTCGGGGCGCAGCCCCTCGCGAGAGGGAAGGATGAGGCGACTCGCGAGCGTTTCTCTCACGAGAGTCTCGGCGATCAATTGAGGATCGTCGCCCAGCGCATCGAACAGCTCCTGGAGGAGCTGCGGGTCGCGCGTGTGGGACGCCATGCGGTCGAGCTCCGCCTGTAGATCGGCCGGGGTGATCGGGCGATGGAGACGCGTCTCGAGCGCGTTCGACTTGAGGAGATAGTCCTCGACCCGCGCACGGACCACCTCGTCGGTCACGGGTGGCTTCGCACCGGCGTTCTCGGCCGGCCAGATCCGGTGGTTCTGGTAGACCTGCTCGATCGCGCGCTGTGCGGCGATTCGATCGGCGAGAGAGAGTTCGCGGGCCGACACGGTGGTGGCGGCACCAGCGATCGCGAAAAGCGCGACCCGGTAAGCTCTCATGACCGTTCCCCCCTGCTGACCTGACTTATACCGGTGCGACGGCGCCAAGACCATCATTTTTCAGGCTGCTAGAATGACCTGTCCCTTCCGAGGATTCGGCCGAGATGACTCCACCGGAGCAACTGCTTGAATCGTTGAACCCCGCCCAGCGGGAGGCGGTCGTCCACCCGGGCGGGCCGCTCCTCGTGCTCGCGGGCGCCGGCTCCGGCAAGACCCGCGTCATCACCCACCGCATCGCCTGGCTCTGCGGCCAGGGCGTCACGCCCTCCGGCATCGTCGCCGTCACGTTCACGAACAAGGCCGCGCGCGAGATGCGCGAGCGCGTCGAGAGGATCCTCGGCGCCGGGCCGGGCGGCCCCTGGATCGGGACGTTTCACGGCCTCTGCCTGCGCATCCTCCGCCGTGACGGTGGCGGCGTCGGGTTGGATCCTAACTTCGCGATCTACGACACCGACGACCAGCTCGCGCTCGTACGCCGCATCCTCCGCGCCGAGGGCGCGGACGACGCGGCCGGCTCCGCGCGCGCCTTCCTCTCGCGGATCAGCCGGGCGAAGAACGCGATGGAGACGCCGGCGCAGATGGAGGCCCGCGCCTTCGCGCCCGACGCGAAGCTCGTCGCCAAGGTCTACGCGGCCTATCAAGAGGGCCTCGACCGCGCGAACGCGGTCGACTTCGACGACATCCTCCTCAAGGCGCTCCAGCTCCTGACGATGGAAGGCGCCCCGGACTACGCGGGCCGCTGCCAGCACCTCCTCGTCGACGAGTACCAGGACACGAACCGGCCGCAGTACCTGCTCGTCAAGGCGCTGGCGTCGGTCCACCACAACGTCTGCGTCGTGGGCGACGAGGACCAGTCGATCTACCGCTTCCGCGGTGCCGAGATCCGGAACATCCTCGACTTCGAGCGCGATCACCCGGGTGCGATGGTCGTCAAGCTCGAGCAGAACTACCGCTCGACGATGAACATCCTGGACGCCGCGGGTGCCGTCATCGCGAACAACAAGGCCCGCAAGGGGAAGACCTTGTGGACCGAGAACGCGCGCGGCGAGCGGATCGAGATGTTCCACGCTCCCGACGATCGCGCCGAGGCGGCGTGGGTCGCGGGACGCGTGAACCGGGAGTCCGCCAAGCGCGCCTACGAAGACCTGGCGGTCCTCTATCGCACCAACGCGCAGTCGCGGCCTCTCGAAGAGATCTTCCGCCGCGAGCGGATCCCCTACCAGGTCGTCGGCGCCGTCCAGTTCTACGAGCGGAAGGAAGTGAAGGACGTCCTCGCCTATCTCAAGCTCGCGGTGAACCCCGGCGACGACGTCGCATTCCGGCGCATCGTCAACGTCCCGCCGCGCGGGCTCGGCGACACGACGGTCGAGGCGATCGAGGCGCTCGCTCGCGAGAAGGGGCTGCCGCTCCTCGATGCGTCACGGCAGCTCCTGGGAACGCCCGTGCTCGGTACGCGCGCGGCGAAGATGCTCGCGGAGTTCCTCGCCGCGACCGACGCCTTCGCGCGCCGCGCGGCCGCCGAGCCGGCCGCCGTCGTCATCGAGGGGATCGTCGAGACGATCGACTTTCCGGCGTATCTCGCGAAGACCTACCCCGGCGAGCACGAGGACCGGATGGAGAACGTCCGCTCGCTCGTCTCGGCGGCGGTCGAGTACGAGCGGGAGGTCGAAGACCCCACCCTCCTCGGCTTCCTCGACCGCTCGGCGCTCGTCTCCGACGCCGACGAGGTCGGTGCGCGCCCCGGCGTCACGCTCATGACGATCCACAACGCGAAGGGGCTCGAGTTCCCGGTGGTGTTCCTCGCCGGGCTCGAGGAGAACGTCTTCCCCCACGCCCGCTCCCGCGAGGACGACGACGTCGAGGAGGAGCGGCGCCTCTGCTACGTCGCGATCACACGCGCGCGCGAGCGGCTCTACCTCTCGCGCGCGCAGCAGCGCCTCCAGCAGGGGATCCCGCAGGCGAACCCGCCGTCGCGGTTTCTCGAGGAGA
Above is a genomic segment from Candidatus Polarisedimenticolaceae bacterium containing:
- a CDS encoding immunoglobulin domain-containing protein, coding for MRAYRVALFAIAGAATTVSARELSLADRIAAQRAIEQVYQNHRIWPAENAGAKPPVTDEVVRARVEDYLLKSNALETRLHRPITPADLQAELDRMASHTRDPQLLQELFDALGDDPQLIAETLVRETLASRLILPSREGLRPEVADQRGTYALPVIEALSSVSAVPSARSGQTAIWTGASMIVWGGEPATNTGGIYDPATDWWMPLSTGAGVPDPRSRHSAVWTGSEMIVWGGLTGSGEVNTGGRYSPATDSWTAISTGANCPSARQWHTAVWTGSTMIVWGGLAGSTYLNTGGVYDPTSDTWTATGTGAGVASIRARHTAVWSGTQMVVWGGTDSVGRLNTGSRYTPGTDSWSATSLTGVPAARYRHSVIWTGTQMIVWGGFGTTYLNTGGRYNPAINGWSSTAGGPSARADHTAVWSGSEMIIWGGQTAIGNMDSGARYNTGANTWTLVPSGGGSPAARYGHSAVWTGSEMIVWGGTTGVTALDTGGVYFASTWTPTAGSAPTIRFQPGAWAGILGGSASFSVGAGGNSPLTYQWRKDGNPLTDGPRVGGSAGDTLTVTGLTAADAGAYSVTVTNAISSVLSNDAALTVATPRGGDPDPSFFRGTAAFTGGLVTIDAIESVAAQSDGKTLIAGAFSSFAGGPRGRIARLNADGSLDRTFMNGMAGANGTIWAMLVQPDGKILIGGDFTMVDGVARTRIARLNADGSLDATFQNGMKGASDTVYSMALQPDGRVVIGGAFTLVNDDVQFSQQHYRLARLNADGSTDGTFQGAIDQSCGAGCPGAYAIAVQPDGKLIVGGRFSEVNGQNRLGLARLNADGSTDATFLNGMSGPDYIVYSVALQTDGRILIGGGFGQVNGVDRPYLARLLPDGSLDATFLSGMSGPDTDAKSIVVQPDGRILIAGFFGQVNGVSRVNVARLLADGSVDTTFQEGMSGAGGGVGARSLSLRRDGKVVIGGPDTVNGVAFENVALLNADGSLDPYFAPPAASMKGAVRALAVQPDGRAIVGGLLQTVDGVPRGRIARLDVDGNLDKTFANGMTGAVEFAASIEAAALQADGKIVVGGYFASMNGVPRYGIARLNADGSVDTTFQNGMSGTDYAVYAVALQPDGKILIGGAFTLVNGEARGRVARLNADGSLDESFVDPMVGPGSLGSVWDLVLMSDGRVVIGGSFERVENANTKYVARLNPDGHRDITFLISIPNFQRSFSDLAVQPDGRIVVVGRNSADSGMGDDIEQVFRLTTSGTLDAGFQKSTLGWTDSQFYGYARRAYSIVLQPDGKIVIGGQFPVWNNSTPRGNIVRLNGDGSLDTSFADTMPGVNGKVDAMAVLPDGRLLLGGDFGDVNHALSGNVARVYGSAPVAPGIATPPSDQNSYEGSCAVFHVSATGTPLNYQWRKNGVPIAGAQAATLMLTGVSAADVGDYDCLVTNVLGTATSFSAHLNVSPVPACKIASCDPVLGSVLSDVPAPAEVASVRIDVTSTLSWTDLGGGTAYDVASSTISDLRSGGIAGATCLANDVSGASYADGRIPAAGEAYYYIVRGQTACGTGGYGTDSNGVPRSPAAACP
- a CDS encoding UvrD-helicase domain-containing protein: MNPAQREAVVHPGGPLLVLAGAGSGKTRVITHRIAWLCGQGVTPSGIVAVTFTNKAAREMRERVERILGAGPGGPWIGTFHGLCLRILRRDGGGVGLDPNFAIYDTDDQLALVRRILRAEGADDAAGSARAFLSRISRAKNAMETPAQMEARAFAPDAKLVAKVYAAYQEGLDRANAVDFDDILLKALQLLTMEGAPDYAGRCQHLLVDEYQDTNRPQYLLVKALASVHHNVCVVGDEDQSIYRFRGAEIRNILDFERDHPGAMVVKLEQNYRSTMNILDAAGAVIANNKARKGKTLWTENARGERIEMFHAPDDRAEAAWVAGRVNRESAKRAYEDLAVLYRTNAQSRPLEEIFRRERIPYQVVGAVQFYERKEVKDVLAYLKLAVNPGDDVAFRRIVNVPPRGLGDTTVEAIEALAREKGLPLLDASRQLLGTPVLGTRAAKMLAEFLAATDAFARRAAAEPAAVVIEGIVETIDFPAYLAKTYPGEHEDRMENVRSLVSAAVEYEREVEDPTLLGFLDRSALVSDADEVGARPGVTLMTIHNAKGLEFPVVFLAGLEENVFPHARSREDDDVEEERRLCYVAITRARERLYLSRAQQRLQQGIPQANPPSRFLEEIPETLLEVSGAGSLGFFDAPSGRRDERGWGAFSYGSSAARAASRRAPASSTRTPARPSDIPPAEDGFSVGVAVRHPMFGRGTVLEREGSGQNLKLTIQFSGYGTKRILPAYTELQREGTTS